The following are encoded in a window of Oncorhynchus mykiss isolate Arlee chromosome 31, USDA_OmykA_1.1, whole genome shotgun sequence genomic DNA:
- the ids gene encoding iduronate 2-sulfatase isoform X2, which produces MTLLQKQQAVCGPSRTSLLTSRRPDTTRLYDFNSYWRVHAGNYTTLPQYFKSKGYTTMSVGKVFHPGIASNHSDDYPYSWSVPPYHPPSFKYENMKVCKGSDGKLHANLLCSVNVSETPLGTLPDMESTEEAIRLLKSTRDSGKNFFLAVGFHKPHIPFRIPQDFLTLYPLDKMSLPPDPDVPKGLPSVAYNPWTDIRKREDVQALNISFPYGPIPKDFQLQIQQHYYASVSYMDSQVGRLLNTLDYLGLAEDTVVVFTSDHGWSLGEHGEWAKYSNFDVATRIPLMFYVAGVTAVRPWPETFPYINVFGPTPHRFTRGGTVRNVNELLDIFPTVSVLAGLKPPLPCPDNSFDVELCTEGHDLAYTFNNDDNRKKSEAIAFSQYPRPADTPQENSDLPDLKDIRIMGYSLRSWDYRFTVWAGFDPASFQANLSDVHGGELYLLEEDPGQDHNLYNTSEHSLLLCKLGQGKQPWAQTLKQHLLYLTAGNKSKGMA; this is translated from the exons ATGACGTTGTTGCAAAAACAG CAAGCAGTGTGTGGACCAAGTCGGACCTCCTTACTAACAAGTCGTAGACCTGACACAACCCGGTTATATGACTTTAACTCCTACTGGAGAGTGCATGCGGGGAACTACACCACTCTCCCTCAGTACTTCAAGTCAAAGGGCTACACCACCATGTCGGTTGGAAAGGTTTTTCACCCAG GCATAGCCTCTAATCACTCAGATGATTACCCGTACAGCTGGTCTGTACCTCCTTATCATCCTCCCTCTTTCAAGTATGAAAATATGAAG GTTTGCAAGGGCAGTGATGGCAAACTGCATGCCAACCTGTTGTGCTCAGTTAATGTGTCTGAAACCCCTCTTGGGACACTGCCAGACATGGAGAGCACAGAGGAGGCCATCAGGCTGCTCAAGTCCACCAGGGATTCTGGCAAGAATTTCTTTCTGGCTGTTGGATTCCACAAACCTCACATTCCCTTCAGAATCCCACAG GATTTCTTGACACTCTATCCCCTGGATAAGATGAGCTTGCCTCCAGACCCTGACGTTCCTAAAGGCCTCCCCAGCGTGGCCTACAATCCCTGGACTGACATCAGGAAAAGGGAAGATGTCCAAGCTCTTAACATCAGCTTCCCATATGGGCCAATCCCAAAAGATTTCCAG CTCCAGATTCAACAGCACTATTATGCATCTGTGTCATACATGGACTCCCAAGTGGGTCGGTTGTTGAATACTCTGGATTATCTTGGCCTGGCTGAAGACACTGTTGTGGTCTTTACATCTGACCATG GCTGGTCACTTGGGGAGCATGGAGAATGGGCCAAATACAGCAACTTTGACGTGGCCACTCGCATTCCACTAATGTTCTACGTAGCAGGTGTGACTGCAGTCCGTCCTTGGCCCGAGACCTTCCCTTACATTAATGTGTTTGGCCCAACACCGCATCGCTTCACACGAG GAGGAACAGTGCGCAACGTGAACGAGCTGCTAGATATCTTCCCCACTGTGTCTGTCCTGGCTGGGCTGAAGCCCCCGCTCCCCTGTCCCGACAACTCCTTTGACGTGGAGCTCTGCACCGAGGGACACGACCTGGCCTACACCTTCAACAACGACGACAACCGCAAGAAGTCTGAGGCCATTGCCTTCAGCCAGTACCCCCGGCCCGCCGACACCCCCCAGGAAAACTCTGACCTGCCCGACCTGAAGGACATCCGGATAATGGGCTATTCTCTGCGCTCCTGGGACTATCGCTTCACCGTGTGGGCGGGCTTCGACCCAGCTAGCTTCCAGGCTAACCTGTCAGACGTGCATGGTGGGGAGCTGTACCTCCTGGAGGAAGACCCAGGCCAGGACCACAACCTGTACAACACCTCTGAGCACAGCCTGCTGCTCTGCAAGCTGGGCCAGGGAAAGCAGCCCTGGGCACAGACCCTCAAACAACACCTCCTATACCTCACTGCAGGGAATAAATCTAAAGGGATGGCATGA
- the ids gene encoding iduronate 2-sulfatase isoform X1, translating into MSLSVQKWFCVLILCMFSHDVVAKTVRRNVLFIMADDLRPTLGCYGDPIVKSPNIDQLASKSNVFLNAYAQQAVCGPSRTSLLTSRRPDTTRLYDFNSYWRVHAGNYTTLPQYFKSKGYTTMSVGKVFHPGIASNHSDDYPYSWSVPPYHPPSFKYENMKVCKGSDGKLHANLLCSVNVSETPLGTLPDMESTEEAIRLLKSTRDSGKNFFLAVGFHKPHIPFRIPQDFLTLYPLDKMSLPPDPDVPKGLPSVAYNPWTDIRKREDVQALNISFPYGPIPKDFQLQIQQHYYASVSYMDSQVGRLLNTLDYLGLAEDTVVVFTSDHGWSLGEHGEWAKYSNFDVATRIPLMFYVAGVTAVRPWPETFPYINVFGPTPHRFTRGGTVRNVNELLDIFPTVSVLAGLKPPLPCPDNSFDVELCTEGHDLAYTFNNDDNRKKSEAIAFSQYPRPADTPQENSDLPDLKDIRIMGYSLRSWDYRFTVWAGFDPASFQANLSDVHGGELYLLEEDPGQDHNLYNTSEHSLLLCKLGQGKQPWAQTLKQHLLYLTAGNKSKGMA; encoded by the exons atgtctctctctgtccagaaATGGTTTTGCGTCCTGATTCTGTGTATGTTCTCTCATGACGTTGTTGCAAAAACAG TTAGGCGCAATGTTCTCTTCATCATGGCTGACGATTTGAGACCAACATTAGGATGCTACGGGGATCCTATTGTAAAGTCACCAAACATTGATCAACTTGCCTCTAAAAGTAACGTCTTTCTCAACGCATATGCCCAG CAAGCAGTGTGTGGACCAAGTCGGACCTCCTTACTAACAAGTCGTAGACCTGACACAACCCGGTTATATGACTTTAACTCCTACTGGAGAGTGCATGCGGGGAACTACACCACTCTCCCTCAGTACTTCAAGTCAAAGGGCTACACCACCATGTCGGTTGGAAAGGTTTTTCACCCAG GCATAGCCTCTAATCACTCAGATGATTACCCGTACAGCTGGTCTGTACCTCCTTATCATCCTCCCTCTTTCAAGTATGAAAATATGAAG GTTTGCAAGGGCAGTGATGGCAAACTGCATGCCAACCTGTTGTGCTCAGTTAATGTGTCTGAAACCCCTCTTGGGACACTGCCAGACATGGAGAGCACAGAGGAGGCCATCAGGCTGCTCAAGTCCACCAGGGATTCTGGCAAGAATTTCTTTCTGGCTGTTGGATTCCACAAACCTCACATTCCCTTCAGAATCCCACAG GATTTCTTGACACTCTATCCCCTGGATAAGATGAGCTTGCCTCCAGACCCTGACGTTCCTAAAGGCCTCCCCAGCGTGGCCTACAATCCCTGGACTGACATCAGGAAAAGGGAAGATGTCCAAGCTCTTAACATCAGCTTCCCATATGGGCCAATCCCAAAAGATTTCCAG CTCCAGATTCAACAGCACTATTATGCATCTGTGTCATACATGGACTCCCAAGTGGGTCGGTTGTTGAATACTCTGGATTATCTTGGCCTGGCTGAAGACACTGTTGTGGTCTTTACATCTGACCATG GCTGGTCACTTGGGGAGCATGGAGAATGGGCCAAATACAGCAACTTTGACGTGGCCACTCGCATTCCACTAATGTTCTACGTAGCAGGTGTGACTGCAGTCCGTCCTTGGCCCGAGACCTTCCCTTACATTAATGTGTTTGGCCCAACACCGCATCGCTTCACACGAG GAGGAACAGTGCGCAACGTGAACGAGCTGCTAGATATCTTCCCCACTGTGTCTGTCCTGGCTGGGCTGAAGCCCCCGCTCCCCTGTCCCGACAACTCCTTTGACGTGGAGCTCTGCACCGAGGGACACGACCTGGCCTACACCTTCAACAACGACGACAACCGCAAGAAGTCTGAGGCCATTGCCTTCAGCCAGTACCCCCGGCCCGCCGACACCCCCCAGGAAAACTCTGACCTGCCCGACCTGAAGGACATCCGGATAATGGGCTATTCTCTGCGCTCCTGGGACTATCGCTTCACCGTGTGGGCGGGCTTCGACCCAGCTAGCTTCCAGGCTAACCTGTCAGACGTGCATGGTGGGGAGCTGTACCTCCTGGAGGAAGACCCAGGCCAGGACCACAACCTGTACAACACCTCTGAGCACAGCCTGCTGCTCTGCAAGCTGGGCCAGGGAAAGCAGCCCTGGGCACAGACCCTCAAACAACACCTCCTATACCTCACTGCAGGGAATAAATCTAAAGGGATGGCATGA